In Salarias fasciatus chromosome 2, fSalaFa1.1, whole genome shotgun sequence, one genomic interval encodes:
- the tyw2 gene encoding tRNA wybutosine-synthesizing protein 2 homolog isoform X1 — MDGVPCLRVSRSDAQQFRRCLQSEGALDLSLCLVKEADGSVLLPILPSCLSQLDLQSLSRMLASDKGCQIVWSQSPLHSKKGRKKASGNKLERILRELLEHHGEVWVEELRRDLPRSFQRHGDLILLGENCFSSPLWRNMGDQLWAAVAGGLGAKRLAKMSRISRDGFRSPVVTMLLGENSWVEHVDNGIRYQFDVTKCMFSAGNITEKLRVAAFDCTGETVVDLYAGIGYFTLPYLVHAKAARVLACEWNPHAVQALQENLEVNGVSDRCTVLQGDNRQVRLSDVADRVNLGLIPSSEDGWPVACRLLKRATGGVLHIHQNVTSPVPNAAAGDELQRASGKEADRQAWQTWADGTADRIASLLRDVTGGPWTTAVLHIEHVKSYAPHVHHVVLDLQCRPLEFSEAKNDSERT, encoded by the exons ATGGACGGGGTGCCTTGCCTCCGTGTTTCTAGAAGTGACGCTCAGCAGTTCAG GAGATGTCTGCAGTCCGAAGGGGCTCTTGACTTGAGTTTGTGTTTAGTGAAAGAAGCAGATGGATCTGTCCTCTTGCCCATTTTACCATCCTGTTTGTCTCAGCTGGATCTTCAGTCTTTGAGCCGTATGCTGGCTTCAGACAAGGGCTGTCAGATAGTTTGGAGTCAG TCTCCTCTGCACTCAAAGAAGGGAAGAAAGAAGGCCAGTGGGAACAAACTAGAGAGAATCCtccgggagctgctggagcatcaTGGTgaggtgtgggtggaggagctgaggagggaTCTCCCTCGCAGCTTCCAACGGCACGGAGACCTCATCCTGCTCGGAGAAAACTGTTTCAGTTCTCCTCTGTGGAGAAACATGG GTGATCAGCTGTGGGCGGCCGTGGCTGGAGGACTGGGAGCAAAGCGGCTGGCAAAGATGAGCCGGATCTCCAGGGACGGGTTCAGGTCCCCTGTGGTGACGATGCTGCTGGGAGAAAACAGCTGGGTGGAACATGTGGACAACGGCATCAG ATACCAGTTTGATGTGACGAAGTGTATGTTCTCAGCTGGAAACATAACCGAGAAGCTCCGGGTGGCTGCGTTTGATTGCACAGGGGAGACAGTGGTGGATTTATATGCAG gTATCGGGTATTTCACCCTCCCATATCTGGTGCATGCGAAGGCTGCTCGGGTTCTGGCCTGTGAGTGGAACCCGCACGCGGTCCAAGCTCTGCAGGAAAACCTGGAGGTGAACGGGGTGTCTGATCGCTGCACCGTTCTTCAGGGGGACAACCGTCAG GTGCGTCTCTCTGATGTTGCGGACCGGGTGAACCTCGGTCTCATACCGAGCTCTGAGGACGGCTGGCCGGTCGCCTGTCGCCTACTGAAGAGAGCCACCGGCGGCGTTTTACACATCCACCAGAACGTCACCTCGCCCGTACCGAACGCCGCGGCTGGCGACGAGCTCCAGAGGGCTTCTGGGAAGGAAGCCGACCGGCAGGCGTGGCAGACCTGGGCGGACGGCACGGCAGACCGCATCGCCTCTCTGCTCCGGGACGTGACGGGCGGCCCGTGGACAACCGCCGTCCTGCACATAGAACACGTGAAGTCGTACGCGCCCCACGTCCACCACGTCGTGCTGGACCTGCAGTGCAGACCGTTGGAATTCAGCGAAGCCAAAAATGATAGCGAGCGGACGTGA
- the tyw2 gene encoding tRNA wybutosine-synthesizing protein 2 homolog isoform X2, translating into MLASDKGCQIVWSQSPLHSKKGRKKASGNKLERILRELLEHHGEVWVEELRRDLPRSFQRHGDLILLGENCFSSPLWRNMGDQLWAAVAGGLGAKRLAKMSRISRDGFRSPVVTMLLGENSWVEHVDNGIRYQFDVTKCMFSAGNITEKLRVAAFDCTGETVVDLYAGIGYFTLPYLVHAKAARVLACEWNPHAVQALQENLEVNGVSDRCTVLQGDNRQVRLSDVADRVNLGLIPSSEDGWPVACRLLKRATGGVLHIHQNVTSPVPNAAAGDELQRASGKEADRQAWQTWADGTADRIASLLRDVTGGPWTTAVLHIEHVKSYAPHVHHVVLDLQCRPLEFSEAKNDSERT; encoded by the exons ATGCTGGCTTCAGACAAGGGCTGTCAGATAGTTTGGAGTCAG TCTCCTCTGCACTCAAAGAAGGGAAGAAAGAAGGCCAGTGGGAACAAACTAGAGAGAATCCtccgggagctgctggagcatcaTGGTgaggtgtgggtggaggagctgaggagggaTCTCCCTCGCAGCTTCCAACGGCACGGAGACCTCATCCTGCTCGGAGAAAACTGTTTCAGTTCTCCTCTGTGGAGAAACATGG GTGATCAGCTGTGGGCGGCCGTGGCTGGAGGACTGGGAGCAAAGCGGCTGGCAAAGATGAGCCGGATCTCCAGGGACGGGTTCAGGTCCCCTGTGGTGACGATGCTGCTGGGAGAAAACAGCTGGGTGGAACATGTGGACAACGGCATCAG ATACCAGTTTGATGTGACGAAGTGTATGTTCTCAGCTGGAAACATAACCGAGAAGCTCCGGGTGGCTGCGTTTGATTGCACAGGGGAGACAGTGGTGGATTTATATGCAG gTATCGGGTATTTCACCCTCCCATATCTGGTGCATGCGAAGGCTGCTCGGGTTCTGGCCTGTGAGTGGAACCCGCACGCGGTCCAAGCTCTGCAGGAAAACCTGGAGGTGAACGGGGTGTCTGATCGCTGCACCGTTCTTCAGGGGGACAACCGTCAG GTGCGTCTCTCTGATGTTGCGGACCGGGTGAACCTCGGTCTCATACCGAGCTCTGAGGACGGCTGGCCGGTCGCCTGTCGCCTACTGAAGAGAGCCACCGGCGGCGTTTTACACATCCACCAGAACGTCACCTCGCCCGTACCGAACGCCGCGGCTGGCGACGAGCTCCAGAGGGCTTCTGGGAAGGAAGCCGACCGGCAGGCGTGGCAGACCTGGGCGGACGGCACGGCAGACCGCATCGCCTCTCTGCTCCGGGACGTGACGGGCGGCCCGTGGACAACCGCCGTCCTGCACATAGAACACGTGAAGTCGTACGCGCCCCACGTCCACCACGTCGTGCTGGACCTGCAGTGCAGACCGTTGGAATTCAGCGAAGCCAAAAATGATAGCGAGCGGACGTGA